GACGAATTCACATCCAAAGAATTTATAGAACATTGTGAAAGTCACAAGATTCATTGATATCCTATCTTGGCATAGAAGTGAGACAaaccaataatgatatttttatatacatttttatatacaatagaaaatttcaataagttttgacttgaaaatatataatcCAATGAACACACCAATAGAATATGGAGTTAAATTGTTAATacatgaaaaaggagaaaaaatggatccaataaaatataaaagcttAGTTGGAAGCTTATGCTATTTAACTTGTACAAGATCATTCTTTTAGAGTTGAACTTAATACCATTATATGGAAGCACCAACGACGACTTAGATGAAGACCATTAAGTGAATTATTCATTGCATTAAAGGTACACTTGATTATGACttatattattcatttctaACAATTTTAAGTTTTTGGATATAGTGATAGTGATTGGGGTAGAGACTTGGATGATCAAAAGAGTACCATTGactttgtgtttttatttttatagaagatACTACATTTACTTAGACTTTAAAGAAACaacctatttatttaattttatttctatgactacttattttattaatttaaaatttaaaattttaaaaatgactatgttaattagtttatattattttcattattattattatataattataataaaaataaacttgatatatacatatatattgttGTAGACCCTTCTTTTCAAACCAAGTGTTAAtggtttgttattattatttattattactatttttataatttgaaacaaAGAGGATTTCAGGACCACCTGGGAGGAGTTGGAGAGCGTTTTCATTGGAAGTAGGGGATGCCTCCCGTGAGGCTCCATGCGCAGACGTGTGGTGAGCCGTCAGCAGCTCGCCCATGATGGTGGTTGGAGAGGGTGACGTATTGACTGGATGGTGCACAAGAGAGCGAAGGTAGCTTGGAGGGCAAGCCAGACGAGATGGAAGAGGGGCGTATTTTTTTTCCGGCTACCTACTAAGGAGATATCAAGGGTGAGGGGAAAACCAAGAGGGGAGAGCTATCCGGATGGGATGAGGGAGCAAGCTGAACTATGGAGGAGCAGAGAAAGAGGAGAGAAGCCACTGCGGAATCGTTTTGAAAGAGTGTGACACAGGTATTGTTTCTGTAAGCTGTGGATTCTTTTGTGTTCATGGCATTTTGCGGTATTTTCTAGTTGTTATGAGATTCTATCTTGACGTCTGAATGTGAGCATATAAGGCTCTtatgcattttccttttttatggTATTTGAGTTTGCTCATCCTCATTTGGTGTTGGATTTCTAACTCGTCTTCCAGACCCTGTTTTGAGACTTTTATATGAGATAATAGCATTCATGgcttgatgtttttttttctttttcctttaaaacCTATTTGAAATCTGTTTTGGCCTACTCCTTCATCCACTACAAGAAAATATACTTTTCGTGACAAAAATTTAGGAGTGAATTCTACTTTTGTCCCTAAAAGTAACTTTTACcgatgaaattttagatgttgtcaataatgccaattttctacaaacttttcctaacgaatttgaaatttttgtcgTTGAAAGATGTGGCGGGAAAATTtggcgtttttttttttagcgcaaacacttttgtgaagaaaataaactatttccctatgaaaatatttatcactaattataatttttggtgatgaaaataatttcctcactaaaagttacaactttttatctatttttgcttACAAAATGGTTTCGTCGGTAATTATATTCTTTCCTAACAAATTGAGTAATTTTGTTaccaaataatgttattaaattatgatattaataaagaatattaataaataagtagatgatttatactatgaaataatataatatctatttgttgacacttaatatttatactataatattttatttatataaataataataaaaattaaggatccataaaattaaatagtagaatgtagatttatttaaatttaaatgttctattatgtaataatagtatttttatgaaataacaaaaatgtaaattatttaagcaattaatatttatagtgtaatatgttatttatatttttatatatataaataataacaatagataatccaagatatgtaagattacatcctatgatataaatttatttaaatttcaatattattatatggtgctacacatacataaatactactaaatgatttttattatattaggtaaAAGTTATCCATACAAGTCCAATatagtattaaatttatattagcTATGAATAAGTTATAGTCctctaatttgttctcattcaaaatcataccttatccactcaagaagtaaatttatactaacatttagttacctagtttaaattaatagatttttttttttaattattccttGGTTTTTAATAATTGCTCAGAattaaatttctcaaataaattgtctagtgtctataaaaacattctacctacataaaattccaaatattatttatgtgtatgaagatatcatatattattaataaataaataagtataagttaaatattatatgacaTAATATATTGCAAGTATTATATGCCTagctctattttcatatttacaaaataaaaaatgtctaatATATATAGCACATgtgaaattctatataaatataaagtttttttaaaagttttcgaccacatatttattaataattggttattttattttttattgatcaattatacatttattatttttaattattaattactaatttatcaaaattgattagttattaagaataaaatcttaaattataccgcaaaatagtaacttctatggctactaacttgtaaaggagtttttatacttgtatgcatttttaattaaatatttaaaacaaatatagttataaaaataattgaaatatatcataaattattatatgatttatatttatagtgtttcattatgtttgatatttttgtttggaatagatgagaaagggaaagaaaaaaaaaatgaggtggaatcctaatttcattttgatcattattttattaatgtcaatatgagtattacactttggcattctcctaacattgtctttcaattgtacttttattttatatttcaaatttatcactttaatCCATAAGTCTGGAATTGAATTTATTCTAGCTATTATTAAACCATAATCctctaatttgttctcattcaacattaggtttgtttagaggtgacaaaatttgatatgacttGAATCTAACACCCTTTCATGATTTTGGGTTGAGTATGATTGAGTTCAAGTCAAATTCATGTTGATTTGCATaccttatttaataaataaatagtgttGGCCttattggggggggggggggggggggggggggggaacgGCCACCCTAATGGACTATAGAGAGTAAgcttaaataatataaagtcCTTGTTCTAATCACCAATTGGTTTTTAGAACAAATGGGGGCCTTGTCATAAAATACTCTGTGGTTAAGCGTGCTGCAAGCCAAAGAAATCTTAGGCTGGGTGACCCACTGGGAAGTACAGAGCACCTCGatcaacaagtggtatcaaagcctgGTCACATGTTTGATGGGTGAGCTAGCACTGTGGGTGAATGGCGAAGGCCTGGGGTGTGGCCAAGTCAACTAACGGAGACGGTAGGCTATCACCGACGAAATTAATttgttaccaaaaatatttggcgacaaaaataaaattcgtcggcatcaaaatattgatgacttttgggacaaattttatttttttcatgacaaaaattcttacttttgtcGACGAAAATTTTCATTGGAAAACACCTTCaatgacaaaattttatttcatcaaggaaaacTTTGGGCAatgaaataagatttttgtcACGAAACTTTTAGCGACGGGTTTAGGGCGACAAACAAGGCACGAAAGAATTTTTGTTGGAGAATGTTTTTATAGACGAAATTTAGACTTTCagtgacaaaatattttatcattgaaagtcaattttcttgtagtgatcAGAGCTCATCGATTGATGCATGAAATGAGGCTCGTATGGGgttcattttggtttttttttttttttttttttttttttttttttttgtgccttGTTTTGTTGTCTTTCCCTTGTTCTTAGTACTCCGTCCATGGTGCgtatcagttttttttttttttttttttcacctctGCCTGAGGGTGTAGGGAATTACAAGGGTTGTATTCTCATTCCGAGGACAATTGGTTCAATGGTTTGTAAGAGGGAATAGCTAGTGCTGGGAGGCATGTCCTTCGTGCTTTTTCGGTATATCTTGAACCTATTGTGATTGAAGAAGTTGTAAGGCTGGAACAGATTAAAGAATCTAATAGGACGGATGTGGATTTGAACAATGAAGCTCACAAAGAGTCTCAACCGATAGAGACGACTCACAGCCCCTCGATATCGTTTCGAATGAAATCATTTTATCATCTCTTCAAAACTCTGGAAAAGTAGCTGTCATGGCTTCAGAAGAAGATTGTCCAGTTTGGATAAGTGATGATGACCCATTTGTGGTGGTCACAGATCCTCTTGATGGTTCCCGAAATATTGATTCATTTATTCCTACTGGAACAATTTTTGGGATAGATAACCACCTTGTTGAATTAGATCATTTGCCCAAGGGAGAGAAGACAATGCTGAATTCATTTCAGAGTGGATTGAAGCTTGTAGCTGTTGTCCATGTTCTCTATTCATCGGCCTCCATACTATACACCAGTTTTGGTTTAGGAACTCACACATTCACCCTTGATCATTCAACAGGAGACTTTATTCTCATGCATCCAAACATTAAAATTCCTCCACGAGGGCAAATCTATTCTGTAAATGATGCATGACCCTATTTTTGCATGGCCTCCTTTAGGCCAATCCCAACTGccaccctctttttttttattcatttatttaggtagtcattcattcatttatctatCTTTGTTGTACTTCATACTTCAGTATTCGAGATCAATTTCCCGAAATTCCCGTTCcccaattctttctttatttgttttttttttaaaaaaaaaaaaaaaaaaaaaaaaccattctcATGTAATTCTTCCAAATCCCggttctcaaatttaatttctaatttcaaaaatttctaataaCCACGTTCATCTCTTTAATTATTgtgttcattattattatcatgttgatttatttatttaattattttaaatttccattttcaaacaatttttcaaaatttcgatctccaaatttaattttcaatcccaaaagTCCCGATATTCACGTTcattgtttaattattattttcgttgttgttattattctatttatttattcatttttaaaattccatcttcaaacaatttttcaaaatcccaacttccgaatttaatttcccgtttcaaaaattctaatattcacgttgttttctttaattacttattttcgttattattattctatttatttattcacttatttatttttaaattccatctttaaacaatttttcaaaattccgacctccgaatttaatttcctatttcaaaattctaatatttatgttcatttatttatttatttatttattttcgttattattattctatttatttatttatttattttttaaaattccattcttaaacaatttttcgaaATCCTGACtcccgaatttaatttcccctttaaaaaattctaatattcacgttcatttctttaattatttattttcgttattatttttattctattctatttatttattttaaaaatcccatctttaaacaatttttcaaaattccgatttccaaatttaatttccaatttccaaaattctaattttcacatttatttatttaatcattattattttcgttattattattatttcacttatttatttttaaaaattccatcattaagtaattcttcaaaatcccgatttccaaattcaatttctaactttcggaattccaatttccatatttatttatttagtccttattattgttgttattattattattttatttatttactttaaaattccatctgaaagtaattctcaaaattccaatttttgaatttaattcccaatttcaaaatctccaatattcacgttcatttattttattattattattattattctatttatttattctatttatttacttatttttaaaattccatccttaaacaatttttcaaaattccgatttccgaatttaatttccaatttaaaaaattccaatattcacgttcatttatttaattattattttcgtattattattctatttatttatttttaaaatcccatctttaaacaatttttcaaaattccgattttcaaatttaatttcctattcccaaaattccaattttcacatttatctgtttaatcattattattctcctttttattattattttatttatttatttatttttaaaattttgtctttaaataattcttcaaattccgatttccaaatttagttatctaaaattccaattttccaattttcgaacttcattttcagtttccaatattccaattctcgtatttatttagttatttatttattattattatcattactattatcattttatttatttatttctcaaaattctgtcttcaaataatttccaagatttccaattttcataattcaattttcatagtttccacttctcaaataattttcaattctgatttctttcaaaatttaatttccaaagtcccaatttttcgtaacttaattttttaaaattccaaagtctcaaataattttcaaagttccaatttctttcaaatttaatttccgaaattccaattcttaaatttaatttgcaaaTCTCCAATTCTCGAATAAATCTCGAAATTGTAATTTCTTTCGAatttgatttctaaaattctcattcttacacttaatttccaaaactccaattcctttcaagcttaacttccaaaatcctaattcttaaatttaattcccaatactccaattttcaaataattctcgaGACtctaatttacaaataaatttcataaattcatttttctctcgaacaattttaattccactatGGTTTCCAAATAATCTTTGTCTCTTTTGATTTTGAACAAGCAAGAAGAAGATTTTCATAATTTcgaaataatggaatttgtgagattaattcatgcaagatcgaTCGAGTTTTGGTGAGAGCCCTACATATGAGATTCCTCTTCTGATTGTTAATTGTCATGcctaatgaatattgtttgatttttgttctGATCTTTGACTTGCATGCGACatgtttttcatttgttattGCACACTAGCCCtattttatgatagcgctttattACCTGCTACCAAGGTATGCTCTTGCTCtcactttgttcatttattaTGACTGGCTTCTGATTTGTGACCactttggtatccattgatttccttaccaatttccatgtcaacttcattttattagtaaagaccaaattttagggacttagaggggtgctacggtctttactgtactttcctgataagtaacttgacctttgaacccgatctggtttttcatagaccacattttccgaaaataaggagtcacacttaaggttttctttcttattttgtttaccctttaaaaataaaacaaaaaataagtggcgactctaagtcattttctaataaataaaaatcatttttcaaataaaaatcgagctcgccatcgagtggaagcgcatgagtcgaaatacggggtccacaaaatggcgactccactggggaaaGTTTAGAGGGTcgagcttgaacttaagatgaagtaAATGTGGCGTTTGACAAGCCGATCTGTGGGTACTCgcctcttgattgcacattgagagttcttgagttttcacttgggacattgacatgttgatcgTGTTAGTTGATCatcttgattgaggattctGATATAGCAATTCTTTTTGcgcttcattgatatatttgtttgaaatatttgacATGTTGATTGTGATGATTGATTTGTCTTGATTGAGGATTCTGATATAGCTATTTCTTCTGTATTTCATTGCTATATTTGTTTGGGATATTGGCATGCTGATTACATCGATTGCTCATCTTGCTTTGCTTAGCatagtgattttgatttttgccATGATTGTTTTGACCACCTTGCATGTATGGATTCATTGTTATATACCATTTGATTCGACATATTGCTTCACttgcttgtatattatcttgatcgtcttCGAGCATGATGTCTGTATCACTTTTCATCTGATTGTCATAGTTTGTATGTGGACCTGAGTGATATATCTTGTACTCTGCTTGACTGCATGTTGTATTGTATGACTACCCTCCTTCTGCGTGATTGCATGTCGCTTGTCCATATGGGccacacatctatccccttacctccaactctcttAGTCTCGGTCATTCCCTTCATTTTGGTTCTCattattgcaagtgtgaggccttctgtGTGTTTGTTATTCTGAtcgagccagagattaggagtagaaTCTAgagacgggctatatcgatgtttgggagcattctggaggtgaCCGACACTTTGATGTTGATtagagtccgatcattgaagacctgtatagcccaaagctaggtttcatggatatttgtatGGCCAATGtgtttccttttatgttttAGCTTCCTAGGGTTtttggatgcacccacaccgttcactgtgcactctagttgaccatTGAGCATTGAGAGTTCGAGAGGTTCCACCATAGGAAACCACCTTAGGATgttgaggtagtgcatgtgtggaggtgatgaccaccttgcatggaagtgccccgtctcttcggaggagTGCAGAAGGTTgtgtaccgccggagggtatgatcgcttctgttagggatcttttaaagtccacccttaTCCATTAAAGCTACCTTGACCTTATAGGATGAGCCATAGGTCCTTCAATTAGGGTTCCCTCCCTACATagagggccttcagagcctctgtAGTCACAGTTTGGATTCCGATACTCATtctttagtctccagttgagaatGCATAGAGATCAATATGAGTTTGAGTATGGTCGAACAGTCTACCTTCACTTGGATATCTTGCTTGTTTCCGTTCAGATCATCATTTCTTCCATGCTTTCCCCGGGTCATATCCTCATTCATTTCTTCATGCTTTACAAGATCAGATCTTTGTTCTCAGCCTAGATTTACATTCTTGGATCAGAGTAAAGGGGAGATTGGTTCGATTTTTAGAGGGGTCGGGTATGGATCAGCAAGTCATTACAGTTGATCAGTTTACAgccgccatggcttctatcGAGGAGGCTTTGGCTAGTTTCAAGCAAAAAATTGGCAGCCAGCAGAGCAGACCACTCGTAGTTCAAGATGAGACACTTCATGATTTGTTGCCacttccaccaccaccacctgtTCCGACAGTGCCTTAGGTCTCACCTTATGTATTGCATGGACATTCTGAGGTTGCTCCAACTGCAGTCGTTTAGACCACAGTCATTGATGATGCTCATATACGTATGGACTATATTGAGCAACACATGAGGCAGTTGAGAGTGTTTGATGGATCAACTATTTGGGATAATCTTGAGGGTATGTCGGTGGCTAGTTTGCCAgctaagttcaggatgcctgacATAGAGAGATACACGTGCATTGGTTGCCCTCGCATCCACCTCCGACTCTATAGCACGGTGATGAGAGCCATGGTTTGGACGAGTCCCAGATGATCACTTTATTCCCACTATCTCTGAGTGGGGCGACCCAACAatggtttgcttctttggagTTCTCAAGGCGTCGGACATGGGACGACTTGGCCTAGGAGTTTTAacgataatttttatttaatactgTCGTAGATGTATTGAAGAGAGAGCTCGAGGCTTTGAGATAGAGGACAGACGAATCTGTTTCATCATTCATCTCCCGTTGGCCCGGGAAGATTGCCAAGATCATTGACAAGCTTCAGAGAGGGATCAGATACAGATGGTTCTGAGGAGTTTACAGCCTAGGATTGCCAGACATGTAGTCGGGGTACCATTCACAGATTTTAGTTCTCTGGTTTCAGCTTTGTATGATGTTGAGGACGGTATTTCCAAAGGTTTATGGACAGATTCCTCCCCTAGTGATGTCAATGAGAAGAAACCATTCGGAGGGTAGAGATCAGTTGATGTGAGTGCTATTGGTTTCTACCAGTCAGAGGCCTCCTAGGTGTCATCTGCCAGTTCCACAGCTTCCCGAGACTCATCATTCTTATGCGCCTTATTAGTACAAGTCGCGGGCACCTCGTCTGACTTATGATCAGACTTACATACCTCAGACACTAGCTTTGCCTTACTATGCCGCCTAGGGCACGGAGAGACCACCTATTTCATACACGGCCACAGGACAGCCATGTTATGCTACACAATTCACCGCGAGACCTACATCTTCCCATCCCAAACCCAAAGCTCAGCAAGCCTCTGCTCTCTTTGCTTTGAGGGCGCAAAGGCAGTTTTCACAATTAGGCATGTCGTTGAGCTAGGCTCTTCGAAAGCTTATAGAGGTCGGGTTATTGGATGTTCTCACTCCTAGGCCGCCAGCTTAACCTGTTCCACCTTAGTTCAAGATGAATTTGCACTGCGCATACCATTAGGGGCTTGGACATGAGACCGATTGTTGTACTGCTCTTAGGCATGCCATCCAGGATTTAATCGACCAAGGTTTGGTTCACTAAGGTTAGCCAAGTGTAACCACGAACCCATTACCGGCTCACACTACACACGCGGTTCCCTATCCGACCGATAACATGCACTCCATCAATTTTGTTGAGTTCGATGACCGCATCCATATGCTTAGCTGGGATGATTCTGAGCTAGAGCCCATAGTTTCAGATGAGATTTATGTGATGAGGGGGGTGACTTTGGGACCTCGGATGCCCGTTCCATTCAGACTAGTTCTCAAGACAGCATTAGTATAGATGGCCACTGTCGAGCCACAGACTTTCCCACATTACAGTGTTCAGACGCCGTTTGTTTTTATTCCAGATGTTGATGAGGTTCAAGCTCCATATGTTGATGATGTTCACACTTCTGAAGTACAATATGTTATCCACGGGGGTAGAGTGGTACGACAGCAGCCCTCCGCAACCGCTAGACCCTTGGAGGGGATGTCCTCCCAGGAAGAGGTTAAGAGAGAGGACGACgagattttgaggcagttgTAGAGCACTTAGGCTCGAATTTCCATCTGAAGCTTGCTAGCATCTTCTAGCACTCACCGAGATGCAttgattcgagccttgagcCAAATCAGAGTCGATACTACTACTACTCTTGAGGGATTGATTCATATGGTGATGGTTGGCAAAGCCACATACATCGTATTCTCTGATGACGACTTGCAACCAGAGGGCTCAAGCCACACTCGTCCCCTTTATATATATGTTGGTTGTTCAAGCCGTTGGGTCCTATTTGTCattctggacaatggctcggccttGAATGTTTGTCCTCTAGCCACTACCATCGCCCTCGGCTATGCACCTTCTGATTTTGGTCCCTCCACTCAGTCCGTTCAAGCATACGACAGTACACGGAGGGAGGTTATGGGCACCTTGGAGATTGAGCTACTGATAGGTCTGACTACATTTGTCGTTTTactccaggttttgaggattcccgCATCCTTTAACCTGATTTTGGGTCGACCTTGGATCCACAGAGTCGGGGccattctttctttccttcatcaGAAGATGAAGTTCATTCACGATGGCCAAGTCATCACAGTGCAATCTATGGGAGACATGTTTATTTCTACCGAGCCAGTACTTCAGATCAATCATAGTGATGACGACCTACTCCTGACCAGATTCACATTTGACAAGGTGTAGACCTTGGAGATAGAGGATTTTTGTCGAGGCTTTGTGGCTATGTCGTTTGATCACCACAGTAGCACGGTGGTGCTCGACATGATGAGAGGCATGTCTTATCTTCTCGGCATGGGTTTAGGGCGGCGTCA
The sequence above is drawn from the Vitis riparia cultivar Riparia Gloire de Montpellier isolate 1030 chromosome 6, EGFV_Vit.rip_1.0, whole genome shotgun sequence genome and encodes:
- the LOC117916972 gene encoding fructose-1,6-bisphosphatase, cytosolic-like; translation: MASEEDCPVWISDDDPFVVVTDPLDGSRNIDSFIPTGTIFGIDNHLVELDHLPKGEKTMLNSFQSGLKLVAVVHVLYSSASILYTSFGLGTHTFTLDHSTGDFILMHPNIKIPPRGQIYSVNDA